One Longimicrobium sp. genomic region harbors:
- a CDS encoding error-prone DNA polymerase translates to MAMDSGIYAELHCHSAFSLGDGASLPEALAERAAELGYRALALTDHDDLGGAVRFHKACEGAGILSIFGAEITLADGSHATLLVENPEGWGNLCTLVARGRMSSPRGIPGVTFDELAAHAAGLVALTGCPRGRIPRLLAAERWDEARAEAGRWRDAFGDRLYLELWDHRTHAEASLCADLLDLAKETGTPWTVTHDVHYATPDARAVHDALVCVTAQVTLDEAHRRGLLRASAEWCLQRPEEMARRWRTEPAGVRRTLEIAERCQGFRFSKVGPVHPAFPLPSQWRTGDDYLERLARVGLAERLPDASDRHWRQLEHELRTIRTLGLADHFLVCWDICRFAREQGIMCQGRGSAANSIVCYALRVTAVDPVAHSLLFERFLSLERPEPPDIDIDFAALDARERVLQYVYEKYDRGHAAMVCTHVEYHARSAIRDAMRVLGFPATTADWLAKRVDGHASARTAAEWLEMSEGKALAAIGLDPAGPRARALVRLVAGLDCLPRHRGIHSGGFVISAKPLSSVVPIEPASMKARTVIQWDKDDCADAGLPKFDLLGLGMLRLLGECVQLIRRWRGVEIDLGRLPMDDPAVYRQIRAADTIGLFQIESRAQANFLPRLRPTCFYDVVISVGAIRPGPMLGGQVKEMLARRRGKVPTEYPHPDLEPVLARTHGLALFQEQLMRCAIVVSGCTPGEADALRRAMSRKRSSSEMQKATERIRAGMAERGVGGEAAEKVLGWLEACASYTFPESHAISFALLAYASAWLRLYYPAEYLCAILNAQPMGFYPVSTLIHDAKAHGVTVLPIDLSVSAWDCTMEKYPEKCPVPSAQCPVTVSLPLGTGHWALGTSSPAVRIGLRYVRGLGSVTGARLKAELECGPFISAADVVARFDSEAGLRALAAAGAFRTWIPGGPRQALWTVLGELRARKSGGPLAPADVRFDEHIPALGPSERTLMSHHTTGFDLDGHPMRHLREWLETMEVRTLAELRDDPRLANGERVTTAGVVIVRQRPGTAKGFVFVGLEDETGRMDVIVNPKVYAEQRETINGNGILAVRGRLGKEDGVTNLKAEQFYPLKLHDAAAVVSSHDYH, encoded by the coding sequence ATGGCGATGGATTCAGGGATTTACGCGGAACTGCATTGTCACAGCGCCTTTTCGCTGGGCGACGGCGCCTCGCTTCCCGAGGCGCTGGCCGAGCGCGCCGCCGAGCTCGGCTACAGGGCGCTGGCGCTGACCGACCACGACGACCTGGGCGGCGCCGTTCGCTTCCACAAGGCATGCGAGGGCGCCGGGATTTTATCCATTTTCGGGGCGGAAATCACGCTGGCGGACGGCTCTCACGCCACCCTGCTTGTGGAAAACCCCGAAGGGTGGGGGAACCTCTGCACGCTGGTCGCCCGGGGGCGGATGAGCAGCCCGCGCGGCATCCCGGGCGTGACCTTCGACGAGCTCGCCGCGCACGCCGCCGGGCTCGTCGCATTGACCGGCTGCCCGCGCGGGCGGATCCCCCGGCTGCTGGCGGCGGAGCGGTGGGACGAGGCGCGCGCCGAGGCCGGCCGCTGGCGCGACGCCTTCGGCGACCGCCTGTACCTGGAGTTGTGGGACCACCGCACCCACGCCGAGGCCTCGCTCTGCGCCGACCTGCTGGATCTCGCGAAGGAGACGGGGACGCCGTGGACGGTGACGCACGACGTGCACTACGCCACCCCCGACGCGCGCGCGGTGCACGACGCGCTGGTGTGCGTCACCGCGCAGGTCACCCTCGACGAGGCGCACCGCCGCGGGCTGCTGCGCGCCTCGGCCGAGTGGTGCCTGCAGCGGCCCGAGGAGATGGCGCGGCGGTGGCGCACCGAGCCCGCCGGCGTCCGCCGCACCCTGGAGATCGCCGAGCGCTGCCAGGGATTCCGCTTCTCGAAAGTCGGCCCCGTCCACCCCGCCTTCCCCCTTCCCTCGCAGTGGCGGACGGGCGACGACTACCTGGAGCGCCTGGCCCGCGTGGGGCTGGCCGAGCGGCTGCCGGACGCGTCGGACCGGCACTGGCGGCAGCTGGAGCACGAGCTGCGCACCATCCGCACGCTGGGGCTGGCCGACCACTTCCTGGTGTGCTGGGACATCTGCCGCTTCGCGCGCGAGCAGGGGATCATGTGCCAGGGGCGCGGCTCGGCGGCCAACTCCATCGTCTGCTACGCGCTGCGGGTGACGGCGGTCGATCCGGTCGCGCACTCGCTCCTCTTCGAGCGCTTCCTCTCGCTCGAGCGCCCCGAGCCGCCCGACATCGACATCGACTTCGCCGCGCTCGACGCCCGCGAGCGCGTCCTCCAGTACGTCTACGAGAAGTACGACCGCGGCCACGCGGCCATGGTCTGCACCCACGTGGAGTACCACGCGCGGTCGGCCATCCGCGACGCGATGCGCGTCCTCGGCTTTCCCGCGACCACGGCGGACTGGCTGGCCAAGCGCGTCGACGGCCATGCGAGCGCCCGGACGGCGGCCGAGTGGCTGGAGATGTCGGAGGGGAAGGCGCTCGCGGCCATCGGGCTCGATCCCGCCGGACCGCGGGCGCGCGCCCTGGTCCGCCTCGTCGCCGGGCTCGACTGCCTCCCGCGCCACCGGGGGATCCACAGCGGCGGCTTCGTCATCTCCGCGAAGCCGCTGTCGTCCGTCGTCCCCATCGAGCCGGCGTCGATGAAGGCGCGGACGGTGATCCAGTGGGACAAGGACGACTGCGCCGACGCGGGGCTGCCGAAGTTCGACCTCCTCGGGCTGGGGATGCTGCGCCTGCTGGGCGAGTGCGTGCAGCTGATCCGCCGGTGGCGCGGGGTGGAGATCGACCTGGGCCGGCTGCCGATGGACGACCCGGCTGTGTACCGCCAGATCCGCGCGGCCGACACCATCGGGCTGTTCCAGATCGAGAGCCGCGCGCAGGCCAACTTCCTCCCCCGTCTGCGCCCCACCTGCTTCTACGACGTGGTGATCAGCGTGGGGGCGATCCGTCCCGGGCCGATGCTGGGGGGGCAGGTGAAGGAGATGCTGGCGCGGCGGCGGGGGAAGGTGCCGACCGAGTATCCCCACCCCGACCTGGAGCCGGTGCTGGCGCGGACGCACGGGCTGGCGCTGTTCCAGGAGCAGCTGATGCGCTGCGCCATCGTGGTCAGCGGCTGCACCCCGGGAGAAGCGGACGCGCTGCGCCGGGCGATGAGCCGCAAGCGCTCGTCGAGCGAGATGCAGAAGGCCACCGAGCGCATCCGCGCGGGGATGGCCGAGCGCGGCGTGGGCGGCGAGGCGGCGGAGAAGGTGCTGGGCTGGCTGGAGGCGTGCGCCAGCTACACCTTCCCCGAGAGCCACGCCATCTCGTTCGCGCTGCTGGCGTACGCGAGCGCGTGGCTGCGGCTGTACTACCCGGCCGAGTACCTGTGCGCCATCCTCAACGCCCAGCCGATGGGCTTCTACCCCGTGTCCACGCTGATCCACGACGCCAAGGCGCACGGGGTGACGGTGCTGCCGATCGATCTTTCGGTTTCGGCGTGGGATTGCACGATGGAGAAGTACCCGGAGAAGTGCCCAGTGCCCAGTGCCCAGTGCCCAGTAACTGTGAGTCTTCCACTGGGCACTGGGCACTGGGCACTGGGCACTTCTTCTCCCGCCGTCCGCATCGGCCTTAGATACGTCCGCGGCCTCGGCTCCGTCACGGGGGCGAGGCTGAAGGCGGAGCTCGAGTGCGGGCCGTTCATCTCGGCGGCGGACGTGGTGGCGCGCTTCGACAGCGAGGCGGGGCTGCGCGCGCTGGCGGCGGCCGGCGCGTTCCGCACCTGGATTCCCGGGGGGCCGCGGCAGGCGCTGTGGACCGTCCTCGGCGAGCTGCGCGCGCGGAAGAGCGGCGGCCCGCTGGCGCCCGCGGACGTGCGCTTCGACGAGCACATCCCCGCGCTGGGGCCCAGCGAGCGCACGCTGATGTCGCACCACACCACCGGCTTCGACCTCGACGGCCACCCCATGCGCCACCTGCGCGAGTGGCTGGAGACGATGGAGGTGCGCACCCTGGCCGAGCTGCGTGACGACCCGCGCCTGGCCAACGGCGAGCGCGTCACGACGGCGGGCGTGGTGATCGTGCGCCAGCGCCCCGGCACCGCCAAGGGCTTCGTGTTCGTGGGACTGGAAGACGAAACGGGGCGCATGGACGTGATCGTCAACCCCAAGGTCTACGCCGAGCAGCGCGAGACCATCAACGGCAACGGGATCCTGGCCGTGCGCGGGAGACTGGGAAAGGAGGACGGCGTCACCAACCTCAAGGCCGAGCAGTTCTACCCCCTCAAGCTCCACGACGCCGCCGCGGTGGTCTCCTCGCACGACTACCACTAG
- a CDS encoding DUF2383 domain-containing protein encodes MADEPMGGAALIAELNDLLRLDFDAIGAYTIAIENFESVTYRETLEGFRRDHERHVRELTELVRAAGGTPAEAPHASSSPFKLAVQGLGALAGSDRALILAFKANEGESVAKYAAAAARPHAENVAGVLRRAARDEEKHYEWAESRLKRLDAGPDTLLGKAEAVGEAVHGATAATMEGIGRKVAEIAHKVKK; translated from the coding sequence ATGGCCGACGAACCCATGGGCGGCGCGGCACTGATCGCCGAGCTGAACGACCTGCTGCGGCTGGACTTCGACGCGATCGGCGCGTACACCATCGCCATCGAGAACTTCGAGAGCGTCACCTACCGCGAGACGCTGGAGGGCTTCCGCCGTGACCACGAGCGCCACGTGCGCGAGCTGACCGAGCTGGTGCGCGCCGCCGGCGGCACCCCCGCCGAGGCGCCGCACGCCTCCAGCAGCCCCTTCAAGCTGGCGGTGCAGGGGCTGGGCGCCCTCGCGGGGAGCGATCGCGCGCTGATCCTGGCGTTCAAGGCCAACGAGGGCGAGTCCGTGGCCAAGTACGCCGCCGCGGCCGCGCGCCCGCACGCCGAGAACGTGGCCGGCGTCCTCCGCCGCGCCGCCCGCGACGAGGAGAAGCACTACGAGTGGGCCGAGAGCCGGCTCAAGCGGCTCGATGCCGGCCCCGACACGCTGCTCGGCAAGGCGGAAGCCGTCGGCGAGGCCGTGCACGGCGCCACCGCCGCCACGATGGAGGGGATCGGCCGCAAGGTGGCCGAGATCGCGCACAAGGTGAAGAAGTAA
- a CDS encoding DsbA family protein, whose amino-acid sequence MPGPSQERWLNLAVAVLVVCAVVTTGLVARRELRPTPSGANAAAPRSIREWRDYAAHGHRRGAAGAPVTIVMFSDFQCPFCRATAGALDSLRGRYGSQLAVVYRHYPLPNHPFALAAARASECAAAQGGFWPFHDALFARQDSIGVAAWSRYAAAARLPDTAAFARCVETPARRADFAADIGAGERLGIRGTPMLLVNGRLFQGALPLPALTREVEDALRHSRRRPRRRAARRRLGRSRPATGVGT is encoded by the coding sequence ATGCCCGGCCCGAGCCAGGAGCGGTGGCTGAACCTGGCGGTGGCGGTGCTCGTCGTATGCGCCGTGGTGACCACCGGCCTGGTGGCGCGCCGCGAGCTCCGCCCTACCCCGTCCGGCGCGAACGCCGCGGCGCCCCGCAGCATCCGCGAATGGCGCGACTACGCGGCGCACGGCCACCGCCGCGGCGCCGCCGGCGCGCCGGTGACGATCGTGATGTTCTCGGACTTCCAGTGTCCCTTCTGCCGGGCCACGGCGGGGGCGCTGGACTCGCTCCGCGGGCGCTACGGCAGCCAGCTGGCCGTGGTGTACCGGCACTATCCACTTCCCAATCACCCCTTCGCGCTCGCGGCGGCGCGGGCCAGCGAGTGCGCCGCCGCGCAGGGCGGATTCTGGCCCTTCCACGACGCGCTGTTCGCCCGGCAGGATTCCATCGGCGTGGCGGCGTGGTCGCGCTACGCCGCCGCGGCGCGCCTTCCCGACACCGCCGCGTTCGCGCGCTGCGTGGAGACGCCCGCCCGCCGCGCAGACTTCGCGGCCGACATCGGCGCCGGCGAGCGGCTGGGGATCCGCGGCACGCCCATGCTGCTGGTGAACGGCCGCCTCTTCCAGGGCGCCCTCCCCCTTCCCGCGCTGACCCGCGAGGTGGAGGACGCGCTGCGGCATAGCCGACGGCGTCCCCGCCGCCGTGCGGCGCGCCGACGGCTTGGACGATCGCGTCCGGCAACAGGAGTGGGGACGTGA
- a CDS encoding PDZ domain-containing protein, whose protein sequence is MWPRIVLAAALAAALGPGLSAQRAAAAGCTDPHEIAAARLNASRITLGTPSAGYHGIRYGARISIGPNGAIGWATNPVVEAVYCGSPADSAGVHQGDVLLTVNGHDAREAGILAATRPGMTFRLRVRRDARELEFTVVSIPRPPEAR, encoded by the coding sequence ATGTGGCCACGGATCGTCCTTGCCGCCGCCCTCGCCGCCGCGCTCGGGCCCGGCCTGTCCGCGCAGCGCGCGGCCGCGGCCGGCTGCACCGACCCGCACGAGATCGCGGCGGCCCGGCTGAACGCCTCCCGCATCACCCTGGGGACGCCGTCGGCGGGGTACCACGGGATCCGCTATGGCGCGCGGATCAGCATCGGCCCCAACGGCGCCATCGGCTGGGCGACGAATCCCGTGGTCGAGGCGGTGTACTGCGGGTCGCCCGCGGACAGCGCCGGCGTCCACCAGGGCGACGTGCTGCTGACGGTGAACGGCCACGACGCGCGCGAGGCGGGGATCCTGGCCGCCACGCGCCCGGGGATGACGTTCCGGCTCCGCGTCCGCCGCGACGCCCGCGAGCTCGAGTTCACCGTGGTGAGCATCCCGCGCCCGCCCGAGGCCCGCTGA